The Paenibacillus beijingensis nucleotide sequence CCCTGCGAAAACATTGGATAGCGTGGGTTGCCTAATATGTTAATGATTTCAAAACGGCTGGCGTCGATTGCCGCCTATGTTACGCCGGGCAGCAGAGTGGCGGATATCGGATCGGATCACGCGTTGCTGCCGATTTTTCTCGTACAATCGGGCAAAGTGCCGTCCGCGATTGCCGGCGAGCTGAATGCCGGACCGCTGGAGGCGGCGCGCAAAGGAACCGCGGCAGCCGGATTGTCGGCAAAGATTCAAGTCCGGCAAGGAGACGGGCTGGCCGTTTTGCAGCCGGGAGAAGCGGATACTATTACGATATCCGGTATGGGCGGCAGTCTGATCCGCACCATATTGCAAGACGGGAATGAGGCCGGCAAGCTGGCCGGCGTGAAAGAACTGGTGCTGCAGCCCAATGTGGGGGAAGAGTTCGTGCGCGCCTGGCTGCTCGACAACGGCTGGTATTTGCAGGACGAGCACATATTGGAAGAGGACGGCAAAATATATGAGGTGCTTCATGCGCGCAAGCCTGCGGATGCGGCATCGCTGAACGACAAGCTGTACGGAGCGGACCAAGCCCGCAAGCTGAGGCTGCGCATGGGGCCTTATTTGTTGGGCCGGCCTACGGACGTTTTAGAGCGTAAATGGAATCAGGAGCTGGATAAGCTGGGCCGCATTATCGGTCAGCTGTCGCAGTCGGATCTGCCGGAAGCGCGAGCGAAGGAAAATGAATTGCTGCGGGAGATGCGCGAGATCGAGGAGGTGCTCTCATGTTTGCCCAAGGACAAACGGTAATCCAATTGATGGAGCAGCTGGCTCCGAAACAATACGCGATGGAAAATGATAAAATCGGCCTGCAGCTCGGCACGCTGAACAAAGAGATCCGTCAAGTGCTGGTGGCGCTGGACGTTACGGATGCGGTGGCGGATGAGGCGATTGCGATCGGAGCGGACCTGATCATCGCGCATCACGCGATTATTTACCGGCCGCTTGCAAAGCTGGATACGTCCACCCCGGCCGGCCGCTTGTACGAAAAGCTCATAAAGCACGATATCGTCGTCTATATCGCCCACACCAATTTGGATGTGACCGACGGCGGCATGAACGACTGGATGGCCGATCTGCTGGGAATTGCGGAGGAGAGCCGTTCAAGTCTGGAAGAGCTGCATACCGACAAGCTGTACAAGCTGGCCGTATTTGTGCCGAAGACCCATCACGAGCGCGTCCGCGAAGCGCTTTGGAACGCGGGGGCCGGCGGGATCGGCAATTATGACTGCTGCAGCTTTAATATCGAAGGGACCGGTACGTTCAGGCCCGGAGAAGGGACGGATCCGTTCATCGGAAGCCGGGGCAAGCTGGAGACGGTGGAGGAGATCCGGCTGGAGATGATCGTTCCGGACAGTGTACGCCGCAAAGCGGTGCAGGCGATGCTGAAAGCCCACCCGTACGAGGAAGTGGCTTACGACTTGTATCCGATGGATTTGAAAGGCCGCACCTGGGGGCTTGGCCGTGTCGGCAAGCTGAACGAGCCGCTGACGCTGGGCGAATTTGCCGAGCGGGTGAAAGAAGCCTTTGACGTTCCTTATGTCCGGCTTGTCGGAGATCCGGCCCGCAGCGTCAAAAAAGCGGCCGTGCTCGGCGGATCCGGCGCCCGTTATTACCGCAACGCGATCTTTGCAGGAGCGGACGTGCTTGTAACGGGCGACGTTGATTATCATACGGCCCATGACGCGCTTGCGGCCGGAATGTGCCTCATTGATCCGGGCCACAACGCGGAGAAAATTATGAAGCCGCGAGTGGCGGACTGGCTGTCGCAGCGGCTCGCAGAACGCAAGTACGCGACAAAGGTGGCCGCGTCGGCGGAAAATACGGAGCCGTTCCGCTTCGTATAGGAAACGGCGAACAAGGCGCGCTCATTCATCGTGAAGAAGGCTTCGAATAGAAGCTTTTCATACTGTGCTTGCTGCCGTTTCTTCCGGTTTTCTGAAACAAAAAATTGTTTTGGGAAGGAATGGCGGTTGAGCTTTGTCCGGATTCCTAGTATACTAGCTAGAGGATAAGGAAAGTTTGACAGACAATCGCTGGCGGCTTCGCGCCGCGAGAGGAAAGTCCGGGCTCCATAGGGCAGGATGCTGGATAACGTCCAGTCAGCGCGAGCTGAAGGATAGTGCCACAGAAACGGACCGCCGATGGCCGGCATTTGCCGGCACAGGCAAGGGTGGAACCGTGGTGTAAGAGACCACGAGCTGCATTGGTGACAATGCTGCTGGTAAACCCCATCTGGAGCAAGACCGAGAGGACGCCGGCGGCCTTTAAGGCCGCAACCCTGACCCGGGGTGCGTCCGGGTGTGTCGCTGGAGCCGTTCAGCAATGAACGGCCTAGATAGATGATTGTCGCTTCATCGTGGGAGGGTCGTTCCCGTTTGGACCACTAGAAGTACAGAACCCGGCTTACGGCAAACTTTCCGCAACGAACCTTTTAAGCGTTCCCGACAACGGGACGTTACTTACTTAAACAACCGGCCGCATTGAAGCGGCGCAGCAAAAAACGCGAAGAGCGTACTCCACGCGGAGCCGCTTATCGCGTTTTTTTGTCGTTGCCCAGCATTCACCGCTTCATAATGTTGTTATCGCCCGGACAATTGTCATTGCCGTTTTTTCGTCATGGCTCGTCCTTTAATCATCACCCGGAGCCCGTTCACGGATTCGCATTCTCGTATCGCTGGGCAATTGCCGACAGTCTGGCTTTTGCCCGGCTCGAAAAAGTTTGCAGCGACTTGCCGGTCGTCTCCGCCGCTTCGAGCGCCCTAACCACGTCGATTTGCCCATAGCCGAAATAATCGTCCTTGCCTTCCGGACCCAGATCCCGGGCTGTATTGCGCATCAGATCCATCACCTCGACATTGGTCAGTTCCGGGTTTTTGGAACGGATCAGCGCAGCGAGCGCGGCCGCGTGAGGGCTTGCCATCGAGGTGCCGGACAGCGCCGCATACTCATTGCCGGGGTATGTGCTGGCGATCGTGTCTCCGGGCGCTGCGACGTCGATATAGCTGCCGTAGTTGGAAAAAGATGCTTTCCGGCCGTTTGCATCAGTCGCAGCCACAGCGAGCACTTCGGGATATGCGGCCGGATAACCGGGCCGGTCCGTATTGTCATTGCCGCTTGCAGCGATCAGTACGACATCCTTATTGTAGGCATATTTAATGGCGTCGTGAAGAAAGGCCGCCTGCGCGTAATTGCCAAGACTCATGTTGATCACTTTGGCCCCGTGGTCGGTTGCCCAAATAATGCCCTGCGCAACGGAGTAAGTGGAGCCGGCGCCGCTGCTGTCCAGCACTTTGACCGGCATCACCTTGTTGTACCAGCTTATTCCGGCAACGCCTTCGCCGTTATTGACGCCGGCGGCGATAATGCCGGATACATGGGTGCCGTGTCCGACGTCGTCCGCGGGCGCCGATCCCGGCTCGACGATATTAGTGCCGCCGAGCAGCTTGCCCTTCAAATCCGGGTGGTCGGCCTGCACTCCGGTGTCCAGCACGCCCACGGAGACGGCAGTATCTCCTTTGGAAACGTTCCAGCCCCGTTCCGTTTCGATCGAGGGCAGATTCCATTGGTATTTCGAGTACAGCACATCATTGGGGACAATGGGAGAACCCGCCGCTTGGGCGGACTGGTCCTCTTTTGCCGGCAAGTTTACTTTGGATTGCAACGTTTTGGAACCATCCTTAATGTCATTCGTTAAATACAAGTAATGAGGTTCCACATATTCCGGCTTCCACCGCTTCTGAAAATAGGCCATCATGTTCCTTGCATCCATCTGGCGGGAACGGAATACAAAGGTTTTACCTAACTTTTGCTCTTTAGCGGCGCCGATATCCGACCGGATCTGCTGCATCTGCGCTTCGCTGGGATCGCGTTGAAAACGGACCACGACCTCGTTGATATGGTAATGGCTGGCGTTTCCGTTATCTTCTCCTTCGCGGACCGTCATATCTTTCATGGTGCCGGACTGGACCGATTCCATGCGGTAATGACCTTCTGCCGGGTAAGGAACGAGGCGTAAGTTGCGCATTTGGTGCTTTTGGACATCGCCTACCGTGTCCTGACGGATCAAGGCGATCATCCCGGCTGAGCGGTTACCGGGACGACGGGGCACGCCGAGCACGACGTAACGCTCGCCGTCCGTCATGAAAACCGGCGATTCGTAGAACCGGCCGCTTCCGGCCTCAGTGCGGGCTTTCGCCAAATAGCCCTCGGCCCTTTCTTTTAAATCCGGGGCAACGGAACCGGCCGAAACGGGGGAGGCTGCTCCGACCTGCTGCACGTACCGCAGCTGCGGGCGCTGCTTCATCATTTTTTGCAGATGTTTCGCAAGTCCCGGTCCGCTGTGATCCTTGGCGAGCATTTTGCCCAGCTCCTTGGAGCACTGGAGCGTGCACAGTTTTGCAGTGGCGTTCATGTCCCGCTGCAAGGAAGCGAGCTTAAGCGCTCGTTCCTTCTTGGCCGACAGCGCCTTCGTTTTTGTAATTTGCACATTGTCACCGCCGTTATCGCGGTTATTCGCTCCAAACCAAGGGGTGATCGGAAGCAGAAGAGCGAGCGCGGCCAGCGCGGTAAACCAGCCAACCCATTTTTTTCGCATCAAGTTCACTCCAATTCGTATATTAACGGCTCTGTTTAGAGTAAGGAGATGAATGCTAAAATATACAGCCGGTCTGCCCTCAGAAGCAGTACCATCCGCATGAAATTTGTGGTACGATGTTGATGATATGCACAGTTTGTCTGGAAGAAATGAAAGGGGACCAACCAATGTCATCTACCAATGTCAAGACGCTTAGCGAATCAACACGCGGCAAATTAAAACAAGCCATTTCGAATCTGGAGCCTTTTTTGAACGAACATTCCCTGTCCCAACTTACCACCCCGGAAGCGGGTGAAGAAGAACAGGCCTTTTATAAAGGATTGCTGTCGGACATGCGTCACCTGCTTGTTTATTCCGAGGTTGCTTACGAGAAGCTGGGCGTAACGCTGCGCCGTCCCAATTTCGATATCGACTATGCGGAACGGGTACTGTACGAAGTGTATCACCAATGCGTAAACGCCTTCTTTTATCCGAAAAATGAAGTTTATTCCGAGGACGGCCGTTATGCTTACACCGGTCAGGACGCCATTCGTTTCCGGGTAAAGCCGGTTCGCGTTGCGCGTGACATTGTGCTTGGCATTTCCAAAATTTTCGAAGAGCTGCGCGACGACCTTTCGTATTATGAAAATGACTATATGACCCAGCGCAGAATGCAGGGTTCAAAATAAGGCAGGCATAGATCACCTCCGCTGCGGGCAACTTGATAGCGGGGGTGATTTTTTTATGCCGAATGGCGTGAAATGCAGTGTCTCCAATTGCACATTCTGGGATGAGGGCAACCGGTGCGGGGCAAGCCACATCAACATTGAAATCGATGGGCATGCTTATGCAAACATTTCGGAAGAGTTTGGGGAAGAGCTCGGATCCGGGCATAAGGACCGGGCTAACGAGTCGGCCGCCACTTGCTGTCATACCTTTAAACCGAAGGAGTGAGCGAGCGGTGAGCCGAGGGAATAAGAACAAGAAGCCGAACGCGGACAAAGAGCGGCGGCGGAAGGAATGGATTCGGAAAGCGAACGAACATTTTCCGAACGAGGAAGCGGCTGCCGATTTCGGCGTCACAAAGGCGGATTTGAGCGCAGCGAGTGAACGGTCTTTGGGGGAACGCTCGTTCAAACGGAGAGCGCTGGCCGATATACGCTCCGCAGGCGTCAGTCTCGGCTGGATCGCGCTGCTGTTTGCGGTTGCTTCGTGGTTTGTATGGCCGGTATTGCTTGGGGGGACGGCGGCCGTTCTCGGATTTGTCGCTTTTTCTCAAGGAAGCCGCGGTCTCGGCATTATGGCAATGGTACTCGGTCTAATTGCGGTAACGATTTATTTGATCCTCATTCCTCTTTATTTTTTAACGGTTTAACGCGCACCGCCCGGCCGGCATCCCGTTCGCCCGCCGGGTTATTATCGTGCGCAGGACGGGTAATCGGCGGGGGACTAGCCCCTGCAGGCAAAAATGTGTAAAATAAAAGCAATACTATCTATTTCGGAGGCTCCAATGAGTATCGATCCGCGGATCATGAGGACAATGCTGCAGCTGCAGCTGTCGCCTACGTTGGATTTTAACGGCCGTGCATCGGCAAGTGCGTCAAATGACAATCTTTCCTCGCTGTTCGATAATCTGCTGACCGGTTTAATGGCGGCGGAAAGCGGCAATACAGGTGCAGGGAATGCTGCAGCGCTGCACGGAAAGACGGAGCGGACCGCTCTCGCCGCGCTGGTGGAATCGGCCGCCGTTTACGGCTCTCTCTCGCCGGACGCGAGCATGAACGTGAACGGCATCGCATCATCGGCCGGGCTTTCTGTGCCTCCGGCCGAACACGCGGCTGCGGAACGCCCGCCCGCTTCCGGACCTAACGGAACGGGGCTGCAAAGCGCTGCTGAAAGCGGCACGAATGCGGGGCAGGGGGGCAATCCGCTTTGGGACGCCCGGCTGCAAGCCGGTTCGCTGGCGGAGCCGGGATTCGAGCCTGCTGCTTATGATCCATTGATCTCGGAAGCGGCATCCAAGTACGGCGTCGATGCGTCGCTTATTAAAGCCGTTATCAGCTCGGAGTCATCGTTCAATGCTGAAGCGGTCTCTTCAAGCGGGGCAAAAGGGCTGATGCAGCTGATGGACGATACGGCGCGCAGCCTTGGCGTCAGCGACGCGTTCGACCCTTCCCAAAACATTGAAGCGGGCACCCGTTATTTGTCTTATTTGATCCGCAAATATGACGGCAGCGTTCCGACCGCTTTAGCGGCCTATAATGCCGGACCCGGAAGGCTGGAGCGGCTCGGTATCGGAAGCGGCAGCGAGCTCGCGGCCGGATTCTTATCTCTTCCGTTGGAGACGCAGCGTTACGTGACAAAAGTGCTGCAGAAACAGATCACTTATACCGTTTGACCGTTTCACGCCTGCAAGCGCCCGAAAAGCGGCGTTTGGGGCGTCATTTTTTGCTGCAAAAAGGCAGGCGGCACTTATTTTTTACACGCATCTTATTTTTACCGCCTATTGGAGAGGAGGAACAACTGTATGCTTTATTTCGACCACTGCGCCTCAACCCCTCCCCATCCCGACGTCGTCCGAACGATGGCCGAAGTAATGCAGCTGCACTATGCCAATCCGTCATCGCTGCACCGGGCCGGCCGTGAGGCAGAAGCGCTCATTGAGCGGGCGAGGAAACAGATGGCAAATCTGTTTGCCGTGAAGCCGGAGGAATGGGTGTTCACTTCGGGCGGCACGGAAAGCAATCAGCTCGCCATTAAAGGAGCCGCAATGCGGTTTCGCTCTCGCGGCAATCATTTGATTACGACCGAAGTGGAGCATCCTTCCGTTTACGAGGCGTTCCGGCAGTTGGAGCGCAGCGGCTTTCGGGTGACCTATCTGCCGGTAGACAAAACCGGCACGGTGTCGGTCACAGATTTGAAGCGCTCGTTAACCGAAGATACCGTGCTTGTCAGTGTAATGCATGTGAATAACGAAGTTGGAACGGTTCAGCCGATCGAAGAAATTGGCGAGCTGCTGCGGAATTATCCGAAAACGCTGTTTCATGTGGACGGGGTGCAGAGCATCGGCAAGCTGCCGGTAAATCTAAAGGAATGGGGAATCGACTTGTTCAGCGGTTCGGCACACAAGCTGCGCGGGCCGAAAGGAATCGGCTTATTGTATGTACGGGAAGGATTGGAACTGGAGCCATTGTTCAGCGGCGGCAGTCAGGAACGCGAGCTGCGGGCGGGAACGCCGAACGTGGCGGGCATTGTTGCGGCGGCGAAAGCCGTCCGGCTTGCGGTTGAAGGACAGGAAGAGCGGGCGGCGGCCATGCGAGCGCTGCAATCGCGGTTAACCGGGCGCTTGTCCTCCATCCCCGAGCTGGTCTTGAACAGCTGCGCGCCGCTCGTGGCGCCGCATATCGTTCATTTATCGTATCCCGGCATGAAGCCGGAGGTGATTGTCCACCAGCTGGAAGAGCTCGGAATGCTCGTCTCGACCAAGTCGGCCTGTTCGTCCAAAGACGACAAGCCGAGCCGCGTGCTGCTGGCGATGGGCTGCCCGCGCGAGCGTGCGGCGAGCGGGATCCGCATCAGCTTCGGGGACGAGCATACGAAAGCGGATATTGACGCGCTTGCGGCCGCGCTTGCGGCCGCGGTTCAAAAGCTTAAGCCGATGGAAAGGAGCGAAACGACAACATCATGATTTACGATCGCATATTGGTCCGTTTCGGCGAATTAACGATGAAAGGGCGGAACCGGGGACGGTTCGAGCAGCAGCTGCTCAGGCAGATCAAGCTGTCTCTGCGCGCTTTTTCCGCATTGCAGTACGAAAAAACGTACGGACGGATTTACATTATTTTAAACGGCGAGCCTTACGATAAAGTAGCGGAACGTCTGAAGGACGTGTTCGGCCTGTCGTCGTTCAGCCCCGTCAAACGGGCCGAGCCGGAACTCGAAAGCATACGGGACACCGCCTTGGACGTTATGCGCTCTCTTTCGTCCGTGCCTTCTACGTTCAAAGTGTCGGTTCGCAGAGGCTGGAAAGAGTTCCATCATGATTCGCAGCAGATGAACCATCTTGTCGGCTCGCATGTGCTGCGCGCAATTCCAGCGCTGAAGGTGGACGTGCGCAGCCCACAGGTGGAGCTGAGGGTTGATATCCAATACGAAGGGGCTTACATTTACTGCGAGTCCATTGCCGGAGCGGGCGGTTTTCCTTACGGGACGAGCGGGAAAGCGCTGCTGCTGCTGTCCGGGGGAATCGACAGTCCGGTGGCCGGATGGCTTGCGCTGCGCAAAGGACTGGAACTAGAAGCCGTCCATTTTCACAGCTATCCTTTTACAAGCGAGCAGGCGAAACAGAAAGTTATCGCTCTGGCAAGGAGGCTGGCCCACTATACCGGAAGACCTCTTAAGCTGCATCTGGTGCCGTTCACGGAAGTGCAAACCGCGCTGGCCGGGCAGAAGCAGGACCATCTGATGATAACGATGATGCGCCGGGCGATGCTGCGCATAACCGGAGAGCTGGCGGAGCGGCACGGGGCGTCGGCCGTCGTGACGGGCGACAGTCTCGGGCAGGTGGCCAGCCAAACGCTCGGCAGCATGAACGTGATCGGACGGACGATGGAGCTGCCGCTGCTGCGTCCGCTCATTATGATGGATAAACAGGAAATCATTGACATTGCCGAGCGCATCGGCACATTTGCTACGTCGATTTTGCCCTTCGAGGACTGCTGTACGCTCTTCGTGCCGAAATCGCCGAGCACCAATCCTAACCTGCGGGTCGTGGAGAAGGTGGAGTCCTTCATTCCGGAACTGGACGCGATGCTGCAGCGCGCTGTCGACGGTACGGAGACGGTTTCGCTTCGCGCGACGGACCGTGAACCGGAGTTCGTGCACACGACGGCGGCGGCCGGAGAGAACGACTGGTTTTAGCCGGGAACAAAGGAACCGAAAACAGCAGAACCCTATAACGGGAAACTGAAAAAAGTCTTGGTTTTATTGCTTCGGGCAACAAAACCAAGACTTTTTTTGCCGTTTCTGGCTTACAGACAACGGAGGTCGGAGACTGCAAAAAAAAAAGACTGATGATCGCTCACCAGCCTCTCTGCTTATTCGATAATTTTTTCCGCGCTCTCCCTTAATGGGTTTCTCTTCTTTTTTGCTGGGCGGCTTTGTTTTTGCGAAGATTCTGGGTGATGAGGCCCGTTGCCAGCACAATAACAATCAGAATAAGGATGAAGGACCATTCCAGAAGCGGACTGTCTTCGAAGAAAGCTGCAATTTTCTTTTCACCGGTAATCATATGAGCGGCCGTGTAGACGAGAACTGCGGATCCGACATAGGCAATCCATGGGAAACGATTAAGGAGACGGATGAAAAGAGTGCTTCCCCAAACGACGATCGGGATGCTGATAATAAGGCCGAGAATGACAAGCCATATGTTTCCGTGCGAAGCTCCCGCTACGGCGAGTACGTTATCCAATCCCATCGCGGCGTCGGCAATAACAATCGTGCGGATGGAGGCGGCAAGCGTGTTGCCCGCTTTAATGTTGTGTTCGCCCTCCTCCTGAACAAGCAGCTTATAGGCAATCCACAGCAGCAGCAGTCCTCCGGCCAAGTGCAGCCATGGCACATTAAGCAGTGAAGTGACGATCACCGTGGCGATAATGCGGATGGCAACCGCGCCGAACGTTCCCCAAATTACCGCTTTCTTCTGCTGCTCCTTTGGCAGATTGCGCGCCGCCATGCCGATGACGATCGCATTGTCGCCGGCAAGCATCAGGTCGATGAACACAATGGTGATCAGCGCCGTCCAAAATTCCATACTCATGACATCCATTAACAGGCTCTCTCCTTTGTGTTTTATCTGTTTCTCTTTATCCGGCCCGCTTCAGCAGGCATTTCGAACAACTCTCCCTTGTTTACGCAGCAAAAACGGAATGGATTCACTTTTTTTAAAAAAAATTGGACTATCCCCTCCGGCTTGGACATACAGCTGTTGTAGAGAGGTGAAATCCGATTGGACAATCTGCTAACGTTTCTGGAAATTGTACTGATTAACGTGCTGCTCAGCGGAGATAACGCGGTTGTCATTGCGATGGCCAGCCAGCATCTGCCGGAGCGGCAGCGCAAACGCGCGGTTTGGTGGGGAGCGGCGGCGGCGGTCGGATTGCGCTGTGTGCTCACGCTTGCTGCGATTTCGATGCTGTCCGTGCCGTTTCTGCAGGCGGCAGGCTCGCTTCTGCTCCTGTATATCGCCGTCAAGCTGCTTGCCGATGCCGAGCACGGTTCGGAGGGAGACGGGATCAAGCTTCAAAAGACGCATACTTTGGCCGGTGCGGTGCGGACGATCGTTGCAGCCGATTTCATTATGAGTCTCGATAACGTGCTTGCCATCGCGGCTGTTGCCGACGGCGATGAGATTCTTATTTTGCTCGGGATCGGAATTAGTATTCCGATGATCATTTGGGGCAGCCATCTGATCGGCCGAATGCTTGGCAAATTTCCTTCGCTTGTTTATATCGGAGCGGGTCTGCTCGGTTACGCCGCGGGTGAAATGATGATCAAGGATCCCGGAATGAACCGTCTCATTTTCCAACATCATGCGACGCTGCACGAGGCGGTTCCGCTGCTGTGCATCCCGCTTGTCATCATTGTCGCTTTGCTGAAACGGACGCGCTGATGAGTCCAGTTTAGCTGCCGGAATGCGCTCTTGGCGCAGCTTCCGCGGCTTTTTTTATTTGGCGGCCTGTTCATGCTGGTATTTTGATGTCACTTCCATTAAAATAAGGAGGATATAGTGTCGTCTTTCGTCTGCACGTTTTACGATTGGCAATTGCTGTCGGCGCTGCAAAAGAAACGGGGGGAATCGTTTGATCAAGAATCAATATTCCACCGGAATCGTTATTTTGCTCGCAGGGGTCGTTATATTGCTCGGCAAATTGGGTGTTTTCAGCTTTATCGGTTCGGTATTTTGGCCGTTGTTTGTGCTGATTCCGGGCGTTCTGCTGCATGTGCTCTATTTTGGCCGTCTGCTCCCCGCGGCTGTTCTCATTCCGGGCGGCATGTTGTCCGTATATGCGTTGTTGTTTTTGTTTTGCAATGTGTTCGGTTGGGACAACATGAAGTATTTGTGGCCATTTTTCATCTTCGGAATTGCCGTAGGACTTTACGAATATCATTTGTTCGACTTGTCCCGTCCGCGCACCGCATTTACGGTGGCAGCGGCGACGGCAATTATCGCGGCCGTATGTTTGGCGTTTGTGCTGCTTTGGAGCTGGGGGATTTATTTGATTGCGATCGCGCTTGTCGTAACAGGCGGATGGATGATGATCGGCAGACGCGCCCGTTGGTGATCGAAAGAGAGACAAAAAATAATTGATGGAGTGGATTTAATTCATGCATGCAAGAGAGAAACTGCGCAATATTGCCATTATAGCCCACGTCGACCATGGCAAGACGACTCTGGTTGACAAACTGCTTCAGCAGTCGGGAACATTTCGGGACAATGAGGTCGTTCAAGAGCGCGCAATGGACTCCAACGATTTGGAGAGAGAGCGCGGCATTACGATTTTGGCCAAAAATACGGCCATTAACTACAAGGATTACCTGATTAACATTGTCGATACCCCGGGCCACGCCGACTTTGGCGGCGAAGTGGAACGGATTATGAAGATGGTCGACGGCGTTCTGCTCGTTGTCGACGCCTTCGAAGGCTGTATGCCGCAGACGAAGTTCGTGCTGCGCAAAGCGCTTGAGCATCAGCTTACGCCGATCGTCGTGCTGAACAAGATCGACCGTCCGAACGCCCGTCCGGCCGAAGTGGTCGACGAAGTGCTCGATCTGTTCATCGAGCTCGGAGCCAACGACGACCAGCTGGAATTCCCGGTTGTGTATGCTTCGGCGCTGATGGGCACGTCGAGTCTGGACCCTGACAAACAGGATGAGAATATGGAAGCGATGTACGAGACGATCGTGAGCCACATTCCGCATCCGACCGAAAACGTGGAAGAGCCGCTTCAGTTCCTCGTTACGCTGCTTGACTATAACGAATATTTGGGACGCATCGCCGTCGGACGGGTTAACCGCGGCATTATCAAACAGGGTCAGTCGGTAGCCGTCATTAACCGCGAAGGTGTGACAAAGCAGGCCCGGATTGAGAAACTGTTCGGATTCCAAGGTCTGAAACGGGTGGAAGTTCCGGAAGCGGGCGCAGGCGATATCGTTGCGATCGCCGGCATCAAGGAAATCAACATCGGGGAAACGATTGCCGACCCTTCGAAGCCCGAAGCACTGCCAGTTCTGAAAATCGACGAGCCGACGCTGCAGATGACGTTCCTCGTCAACAACAGCCCGTTCGCGGGCCGCGAAGGCAAATGGGTAACGAGCCGCAAGCTGCGCGAACGTCTGTTCAAAGAGCTGGAGACCGACGTCGCGCTGCGGGTCGACGAAACAGACAGCCCGGATGTGTTCATCGTATCCGGCCGCGGCGAGCTTCACCTTGGCATCTTGATCGAAAACATGCGCCGCGAAGGCTACGAGCTGCAAGTGTCGAAGCCGGAAGTTATCATTAAAGAAGTCGACGGGAAACGGATGGAGCCGT carries:
- a CDS encoding DUF1540 domain-containing protein — translated: MPNGVKCSVSNCTFWDEGNRCGASHINIEIDGHAYANISEEFGEELGSGHKDRANESAATCCHTFKPKE
- a CDS encoding S8 family peptidase, with translation MRKKWVGWFTALAALALLLPITPWFGANNRDNGGDNVQITKTKALSAKKERALKLASLQRDMNATAKLCTLQCSKELGKMLAKDHSGPGLAKHLQKMMKQRPQLRYVQQVGAASPVSAGSVAPDLKERAEGYLAKARTEAGSGRFYESPVFMTDGERYVVLGVPRRPGNRSAGMIALIRQDTVGDVQKHQMRNLRLVPYPAEGHYRMESVQSGTMKDMTVREGEDNGNASHYHINEVVVRFQRDPSEAQMQQIRSDIGAAKEQKLGKTFVFRSRQMDARNMMAYFQKRWKPEYVEPHYLYLTNDIKDGSKTLQSKVNLPAKEDQSAQAAGSPIVPNDVLYSKYQWNLPSIETERGWNVSKGDTAVSVGVLDTGVQADHPDLKGKLLGGTNIVEPGSAPADDVGHGTHVSGIIAAGVNNGEGVAGISWYNKVMPVKVLDSSGAGSTYSVAQGIIWATDHGAKVINMSLGNYAQAAFLHDAIKYAYNKDVVLIAASGNDNTDRPGYPAAYPEVLAVAATDANGRKASFSNYGSYIDVAAPGDTIASTYPGNEYAALSGTSMASPHAAALAALIRSKNPELTNVEVMDLMRNTARDLGPEGKDDYFGYGQIDVVRALEAAETTGKSLQTFSSRAKARLSAIAQRYENANP
- a CDS encoding tRNA (adenine(22)-N(1))-methyltransferase produces the protein MLMISKRLASIAAYVTPGSRVADIGSDHALLPIFLVQSGKVPSAIAGELNAGPLEAARKGTAAAGLSAKIQVRQGDGLAVLQPGEADTITISGMGGSLIRTILQDGNEAGKLAGVKELVLQPNVGEEFVRAWLLDNGWYLQDEHILEEDGKIYEVLHARKPADAASLNDKLYGADQARKLRLRMGPYLLGRPTDVLERKWNQELDKLGRIIGQLSQSDLPEARAKENELLREMREIEEVLSCLPKDKR
- a CDS encoding cysteine desulfurase family protein, whose product is MLYFDHCASTPPHPDVVRTMAEVMQLHYANPSSLHRAGREAEALIERARKQMANLFAVKPEEWVFTSGGTESNQLAIKGAAMRFRSRGNHLITTEVEHPSVYEAFRQLERSGFRVTYLPVDKTGTVSVTDLKRSLTEDTVLVSVMHVNNEVGTVQPIEEIGELLRNYPKTLFHVDGVQSIGKLPVNLKEWGIDLFSGSAHKLRGPKGIGLLYVREGLELEPLFSGGSQERELRAGTPNVAGIVAAAKAVRLAVEGQEERAAAMRALQSRLTGRLSSIPELVLNSCAPLVAPHIVHLSYPGMKPEVIVHQLEELGMLVSTKSACSSKDDKPSRVLLAMGCPRERAASGIRISFGDEHTKADIDALAAALAAAVQKLKPMERSETTTS
- a CDS encoding YpuI family protein, with the translated sequence MSSTNVKTLSESTRGKLKQAISNLEPFLNEHSLSQLTTPEAGEEEQAFYKGLLSDMRHLLVYSEVAYEKLGVTLRRPNFDIDYAERVLYEVYHQCVNAFFYPKNEVYSEDGRYAYTGQDAIRFRVKPVRVARDIVLGISKIFEELRDDLSYYENDYMTQRRMQGSK
- a CDS encoding lytic transglycosylase domain-containing protein; translation: MSIDPRIMRTMLQLQLSPTLDFNGRASASASNDNLSSLFDNLLTGLMAAESGNTGAGNAAALHGKTERTALAALVESAAVYGSLSPDASMNVNGIASSAGLSVPPAEHAAAERPPASGPNGTGLQSAAESGTNAGQGGNPLWDARLQAGSLAEPGFEPAAYDPLISEAASKYGVDASLIKAVISSESSFNAEAVSSSGAKGLMQLMDDTARSLGVSDAFDPSQNIEAGTRYLSYLIRKYDGSVPTALAAYNAGPGRLERLGIGSGSELAAGFLSLPLETQRYVTKVLQKQITYTV
- a CDS encoding Nif3-like dinuclear metal center hexameric protein — its product is MFAQGQTVIQLMEQLAPKQYAMENDKIGLQLGTLNKEIRQVLVALDVTDAVADEAIAIGADLIIAHHAIIYRPLAKLDTSTPAGRLYEKLIKHDIVVYIAHTNLDVTDGGMNDWMADLLGIAEESRSSLEELHTDKLYKLAVFVPKTHHERVREALWNAGAGGIGNYDCCSFNIEGTGTFRPGEGTDPFIGSRGKLETVEEIRLEMIVPDSVRRKAVQAMLKAHPYEEVAYDLYPMDLKGRTWGLGRVGKLNEPLTLGEFAERVKEAFDVPYVRLVGDPARSVKKAAVLGGSGARYYRNAIFAGADVLVTGDVDYHTAHDALAAGMCLIDPGHNAEKIMKPRVADWLSQRLAERKYATKVAASAENTEPFRFV